AAACCCGATTTCAACCGAACTAAATTTTATCCGAAAATTAGTAAAAACTCGAATGAATTTATGAACATAGTATTGAAAAACCAAAAAATTCAAGTCAACAGAAGCGAATCTAAAGGCACATCGAACGTCTAGGGGCCTAAATTTCACAACTCATATATTTTGACAACATGATGACTTCATGTACTTGGATAAGACTTAACCAAAAATTAGAAATACTTAATCAATTCAAAGTCAGAACTGTGATTAAGCCATCCAAGCATAGAGAAGACTTACTTACTTGGTTCCACGTTCTTGAAGCAAGAAAACTTCACATATCAGCAGAAACGAAAATGATTTGTGCATGACAATTGCTGTTCTTTCGCTATCAGCCGGCCTAACATCCTTCTTCCGGCGAAAAGCTTCACCTCCTCCTCTAATATATCTCCCTTCTTCCTCTCAAACACACATCTTTGTATCTGTTTCAAGAACTTTGCTCGAAGCATCGAAATGATCTGTCATTTCGTATACTCTCTCTTACTATTACTCCTCGCTGCCAGCTTCGCCCTTCCTATCTCCGGCGACGGTGACGCTGATGCTCTTTTGAAGTTCAAGTCATCTCTAGTGAACGCTAGTGTCCTCGAAGCCGAAGGGTGGGACTCTGGTGTTCCTCCTTGCACCGGGGATAGAGGAAGCCACTCGACATGGAAAGGAGTGATGTGCGACAACGGCGTCGTTTACGCTCTCCGCTTAGAGAACATGAGCCTCACGGGGACGCTTGACTTGCAACCGCTCGTTTCAATGCCAAGTCTCGAGAGCGTGAGCTTCATGTATAACAGTTTCGAAGGGCCGATGCCACGTGGAGTCGACGAGATTGTAACGCTAGTGTATCTTTACTTGGCGCATAACAAGCTTTCGGGTGAGATCGATGGTGATTTGTTTGACAGCATGAATGATCTTGTGAAGGTTCATCTCGAAGGTAACATGTTTTCCGGTGAGATTCCGGAGTCGTTGGGGAGACTGCCGAAGCTGACGGAGCTGAATCTTGAAGATAACATGTTTATAACGGTCCGGTTTCTGGCCCAAAAAGTTTCATAAAGGAATGGGCTTCTCTACGGCCCGTTTGACAAAAATCTAGGGTTCCTTCCTTCCTTCCTATAAAAAGAGCTGCAGCCCCTTCTTTTGTCTGATCACAAATCTGAAGCGAAGCTCTGCAGAGAATTCCCGGAGGCCGAAAACCCTAGCCGTCGACCTCTCTCCCTCCTGCGCCGTCTCTCTCTTCTTCTCTAATTCTTGTTTCAAGATCCAGATCTAGGTTGAGGTGGAGTGTCTTGAACCCATCTTGTTCTCATGTACTGTATACTTCTTTATGTACTGTATTAGACCCTGTTTGAAAGCTAGGATGATAGATCATGATTATTGCTAGGATGTTAGATGAATGGAACACGATGCATAAGAACCCTCATATTGTTAAATGGGACTTAGTAAACTGAAATGGAGTTGTGGTAGCGATGATTGATTGGTAATTTATGCTTGTATGTTTGGATGTGTAGTCCCATGAGTGGTTTGTGATTAAAGCTAGGATGCTAGAGGGAAATGAATGCTAAGCTGATAGATGAGTAATGATTGTTAATGTTATTGAAGTAGAACTTGAGTGCAATGTGTATTGTGTGTGGCACCGATAACGGGTGGCGTCTAGTGAATGAGTCCAAGTACAAGTCTAAATGAAAAGGAAAGCGAATGAGAATGGGAAGGGATAAGTGAAAATGATAAGGTCGGGTAACGGGAAGTTAAAGGTGTCATAGGATCGAGTCGGTCTGGTATGATGAGTCGGTTAAGTCTAGGGTTTAACGTGTGTGGCAATGAGTGAGTTCATTGTAATGATTGATCACTAGGTTGCTAGAAATGTATGGAATTGAATGTGGACAATTAGTGATGACAGTATGAAATGATAAAAATACATTACCTGATTGTAGTGGCTAGTCAGTCCTAGTTCTCGCATAGAGTAGTATAAAGTGTCATGCGGGCAGGCTAGTCTAGAGCCACTTCACTGAGTAACTTGTTGCTCACTCCTCCATTTCTATTTCCCTGTGCGCAGGACTGTAAGTAGAAGTATATGGATGTGGGTGTGACGGTATTTCAAAGAAGGTTATGCGCCCGTCGGCTCTCGGGACCAGTAACGGGACACGTAAGGTTGTCTAAATGAGTAGACACGTGTCCATAACGCCCTTTCGATAACCCCGGTCGGACGCCGGGGGATCGGGCCGTTACAATGTTCACCGGGAAAATACCTCCGTTTAAACATAAGAGTATCGTTACCGTTAACGTTACTAACAATCAGTTAGAGGGTCGTATTCCGGTTGCTCTCAGCCTCATGAACACCACCTTCTTCCAAGGTAATCATCATCATCATCATCCTCATATTCATATCATGTCTTGTTCCTTTAATTAATTACCATAATATTGTTACTTATTCTAGTTTACACGAATATCAATCAGTAGTCAATCACTTATCAACAATGAATTAGTTCAATGGTTAAACTCTTATATCATTTAGTAAAAAGACTAATAAGTTATATATATATATATATTTGATTTTAGGTGAAAAGCATCTACTCTAAAAATTAATTTAACATGGTTTATATATGATCAACACTAGTTCTAAGGTTTTATGATACAAAAATAATCTTATTTTGAATATTCATTCTCGTTTTCTTTTTGTTTCTTTTAGTTTCAGGTAGGTAGTTTTAATTTTATGTTCGTACACTATTAGAATCTTCATCAGTTTATGACTCCAGACGAATTTCAAATTTTGTCGGCTTCTCGTTCTAAAAGGATTGACCCTTGTTAGTTTTCATGTAAAAATTTAAGTTTAACAAACGACAAAAAAAAAATTAACTCTATCTGATTATTACCAACCATATGGGGGAACTTTGAATTTATTGGTCCATGCACTCTTCTTAAGAGCAGGAATAAGGCTGATTCTTAGAGCATGGGCAGCGGTGAACCATTCATTGGGGTTCAAAAAACTAATTTTTTATTATTATTATTCTTTTTCATTTGATTAAAAAAAAAAATTAAATAAAGTGACCAATTGCGGGCCGCCACGTGGCGTGGGGCCCGCTGAACAGTTATGACCCGGGTTCACTCAGGAGAGGCGAGACGAGCCGAAGTCTTCATTTATGCTTATTTTAATATATTTTTTTTCGTAAAACGTGCGACCTCTTCTCCTTAAACTCCTGATGCGCATGCTCTTAGGAGTTTTAAGAGGTGTAGGGCCCACAAAAATCATAAAACCCACCTCTTCTTCCTCTTCTGCAAGAAGCGAGTTCGGTAGAGTTTTTGTACTGTTCGCGGGCTCCACTGACACGTGGCAGCCCGCAATTGATCCATTTTTAATTTTTTTTTAAATTAGACAAAAAAAAAAAAATTAGAACCCACGCTCCCCACCTTGCGGTAATCCTGCTCTAAGTACTGAGAAGCATGTTGAGTTTTTCCATGCGAAATTACAAAATTGTTTTTAAGAAATTGACATATGCGCAATATGAATAGATTTCTTGTAGAAATCATATGTGAACATTTCTATGACTAAATGTGCCACGTAAGATCTGTAACTTTCAAATAATTCGTTTGGGTCTAAAACAGGCAACAAGGGGCTGTGTGGACCGCCTTTGCTTCCCTGCAAAAACACTCCGCCCTTGCTTCCGGTGTTTCTCTTTGCCATCACCATCCTCGCCGTCGTAGTACTCGTTGTCTTCTTGTGCTCCATTTTCATCTTCGGCCGCCGTAAACATAAAGCAAGCGAAGTACACGAACACGGCTACAGCAGCAGCCTCGGCACACTCTCCGTACCATCGGAGCAACAACTCAGCGAGAAGAGCTCGATGGACTCTAAAGTCTACAGGAAACTAGCCAACGAAGTTGTGCAACGGGACTCAGTAGCAAGATCATCAATATTAGAGCTGCCTCGAGAGGAAGTCGACAAGCGAGTAGATCAAAAGAAGCTCCATTTCGTTCGGAATGATCAGGAGAAGTTCACGCTCCAGGAAAGCGGTTTAGGTTTATGAGTAACATTGGGAGGGAAGAGTTTTATGATTATATGAAGAGGATCGGACGGTTATCTCACCCTAATCTCCTTCCGTTGATCGCCTTCCACTACAGAAAAGATGAGAAGTGTTCTTTGAACAATTTGTTGCAATATTTTAAAACCGGACTGTCATAACCTAAAAAATTTTGGATTATGAATCAATATGGTTTCATCTAGAATCAATTAAATTCAGTCAAAAAATAAAAACAAAATTACGAGTGGTTTTTTTTTAGTTTTTAGGTAAGTTTTTTTTATAAACATAATTAAGTTTAGTTAGTAAAGTTTTTTATAAAAATAAATTATTTAATCAAATTTAAATATAAACTAAATGAAAATTAGATATTTTGATGTTTAATAATGATTACGAGTTATGAAAAGTAAAATAATTGAATAAAATAAAAAAATTTATAATGATTTTAAAATAAAATTAATTTTTGATAATGAATTATAAATAAATTCGAATGGTTCACAGTTTAACCTGGTTCATCCTTCGGTTCTGTTGGGTTTTGAAAACACTGATTTGTTGATACTTTATTTTGTTAATTTTTGCAGCAAACCGGACACCCGGCCAGGTGGTTTTGGATTGGCCGATCCGGTTAAAGATTGCAAAAGGAGTCACTAGAGCTTTGGACTATCTCTACAAAATATTCCCTGATCTGAATCTCCCTCCTTGTCTCCGGGTTAGCATCATCACCTGCCTCAGTATGAAGAGAAGATACTTAAGATTGTTACGAGCTCCTCCCCGGTGGACAACTTTATCGTTTGGCTCCCAGACCCTAAAGGAATATATACTACTAAAATGGGTTATGGTGTGGCGAGTTACTCTGATCATAGACTGCCCTTTCTACCACCATCCTTTGACTGGCTGAAGCACATATGGAATCTGAATACATCTCCTAAGATAAAGGATTTTCTATGGAAAGTTATAAACAGAGCAATCCCCGTCAGTTCCAACCTAGTCACTCGAGGAGTTAATCCCTTTGCTTGTAAACGATGTGGAGGAATAGAGGATGACGTCCATGTGTTTGCCTCATGCCCTTTTGCCATGAACGTGTGGGAACTAACCCCCCTAGCTTGGATCCCTGATTCGCACTCTTCTCTTGCAACTATGCTTGTCCATGGTAGCAGAATGATCACACTCCCCCCGTCGGACTCTATGTACCGATATGGCCTTGGGTGTTTTGGAACTTATGGAAGTCTCGTAATAAACTGTGTTTTGATGACAGATTTTTCTCAGCTCAAGAAACGATTCACAAGGCCATCGCAGACGCAAAAGAATGGCAAGCAGCGCAAGAACTGGGCGCCAGCTCCCAACCTCAGCACGTGAAGACCAACGCTCCGACCAGAACCTCTCCAGCTGCGAACTCGAGACCATCGTGCTTTGTGGACGCGGCCTGGAACCCTATCACAGAGGTCTGCGGCATTGGCAGTATCTTCAGGGGAGTAAACTCATCTCGCCTTCCCAACATCCACTACTCCCGCCGGTTCATCTCATCAGCTTTGATGGCAGAAGCCATAGCTGTTCGTTCTGCAGTCATGAAGGCTGCCTCGTCGAATATTCGATCCTTGACGGTGTACTCTGATTCTCAAGTTCTGATCTCCATGATCAAGACAAAGGAAACAAGACCAGCGCTCTATGGGATATTATTTGACATCTTTTATTTTAGCTCTCTGTTTGAAACAATCTCTTTCATGTTTATCCCTCGTTTAGAAAACTCAGAGGCTGATTTGGTGGCAAAGTCAGCTCTCGCTGCGGTGGAAAATCTCTCCGTCGATGGAGTGTAACTTATGCTTTTAGATTATGAATGCAATGTTTGTTCGACCAAAAAAAAAATCTCCCTCGCGGCCATCTCAAATCTTCCAACGTTTTGCTCGACCACGACTTCGAGCCGCTACTAACGGACTACGCTCTCGTCCCTGTGGTTAACAAAGATCAGTCTCACTTCATGGTGGCTTACAAGTCACCAGAGTTCACTCTGGAAAACCGGACATCAAGAAAGTCCGATGTGTGGAGCTTGGGAATCTTGATCCTCGAGTTACTCACTGGGAAGTTTCCGGCGAACTATCTCCGGCATGGGAAGGGAACTGACGACGAGCTAGCTGCTTGGGTTGAGTCAGTAGCGAGAACCGAGTGGACACCTGATGTGTTTGATACGGAGATGCAAGCAGGGAGAGAACAGGAAGGGCAGATGCTGAAGCTGCTCAAGATTGGGTTGAGATGCTGTGACTGGGACGTGGAGAGGAGGATGGAGCTTCACGAGGCTGTTGATCGGATAGAAGAAGTTGATCACGGAGACGTTGGTGAAAGTTTTCAAGAGAGTTTTCGATCTTCATACGTGACTGCTGATTATGAGTATCGTTTTTCAAGAACCACGACTGGGGAGTTCTCGCTCGTGTCCCTCTAAATCTCTCATTGATGTTTGTTGATTAAGTTTCTTGTCTCTGTTTGTAGGTAAAGACGTACCACTTTTATTGGCATTCGATTATATGCCCATCCCAAGGCTTTACTTGGCTCCACGTTGATGGAGATCGTTGACTTTAATGTAATCTTCAAAAGATTTACTCCTACAAAAAAATGTCAAATACTGAATAAGACTCATTTAAAATCTTATAAAACGAAACATTGAAACATGTAATCAAGCCATATCCAAACTTAGACTTACTTGGCTCCACGTTCTTGAGGCTTTTCCAAGAGAAAACTCACACATTAGCAAGCGAGAACGATTTGTTGCGGTGACATTTGCTGTCATCTCGCCATCAGCCGTCCTTCCGACAAAAAGCTTTCACCATATAGTTTCCTTCTTTTTTGAAACATTAGATTTTTGTTTTTGTTTCTTCAAGATGATTCTTCATGACAACAAACCTGCGGTGGTATACTCTCTTTTAGTATTATTACTCGCCGTTAGCTTCTTCGTTCCCATCTCCAGCGACGGTGACGCTGATGCTCTTTTGAAGTTCAAGTCATCTCTCGTGAACGCCACCGTCCTCACCGGATGGGGGGACTCCGGTGATCCTCCATGCACCGGGAAAAAAGGGAGCAACTCGAAATGGAAAGGAGTCATGTGTTCTGCCGGCGTCGTTTACGCTCTCCGTCTAGAGAACATGAGCCTTGCGGGGACGCTTGACGTGCAAGCGCTAGGCTCCATGCGCGGTCTCAAGAGCGTTAGCTTCATGCGCAACGGTTTAGAAGGTCCGATACCGCGTGGACTCGTCGGGCTTGGATCTCTTGTGCATCTTTACTTGGCGCATAATCGGTTTTCAGGAGAGATTGACGGTGGTTTTTTTGACGGAATGAAGGATCTGGTGAAGGTTCATCTTGAAGGAAACAGGTTTTCCGGTGAGATTCCTAAGTCGTTGGGGAAGTTGCCGAAGCTGACTGAGCTGAATCTTGAGGATAATTTGTTCACCGGGAAGATACCGCCGTTTAATCAGAAGAATCTTGTAACCGTTAACGTTGCTAACAATCGGTTAGAGGGTCGTATTCCGTTAACTCTCGGCCTCATGAACATCACCTTCTTCTTAGGTAATCATCATCATCATCATAACGTCTTGTTCCTTTTATTGTGTATCATAATATCGTTACTTGTATTCCATGTTTACGACTGTGGTTTTAGTTTACAAATATCGATCAGTAATGCATGTCCATAGTCCTTGAAAACTTGAAAGTCAACATCTGATTATACCATCCATGCAGAAACTTTGAACTTTTTAGTCATGGATTTGGATTCTTTGCAAGTAGTGAGCACCACGTTTATAGTTTGACACAATGTGCGATATAATTAGTTTTCTTCTAAGATTCATATGTGAAAAATAATTTGTATAATAAATCAAATGATATTTCAATAATTTTTTTCATTATTAAAACTAAAATAATAAAAATGTACGAAAAATAGTAAATTAAGTTTAAAACAAAAATTAGATTCTTAAAACATATGACTTTATTTCATTTGGTTTTATATTTAATTTTTAAAAAAATTAACTTCACAATTAAGATATCAGAATATATTATTGTTACATTAAGAGCATGATTATTAGAAGGTTCTTAGAATGGAGTTTTTATCGGAATATAAGAAGTCATCTCTTAACTTTTAACTAAAAAAATTAAGAACCGGCTCTTAAAATTTTTATTTAAAAACCGATTCTTAGTTTTTTTAGTTAAAAATTAAGAGACAGATTCTTATATTTCGTTAAGAGCTCTACCCTAAGAACTCCCAATAATCATGCTAATACTCATATGGTAATCTTTCTACAAATAGTAACTTTTCCATCAACTATATTCTCTCCCCTTTACCTAGGTAACAAGGGGCTGTGTGGACCGCCGTTGCTTCCCTGTAGACACCCTCGTACGCCGTTGGTTGCAGTGTTCCTCCTTGCCCTCACCGTCCTCGCCGTCATAGTCCTCATTACCGTCTTCTGTTCCGTTTGCATCCTCAGCCGTCGTCAACGCAAAACTCCCGACCACGACCGCGGCCACATCCCTAGCCTCGGCCTCGGCACAGTCTACGGACCAAGCGAGCCACAGCAAAACAGCGAGAAGAGCTCGCAGGACTCCAAGGTGTACAGGAAGCTAGCCAGCGAAGCTGTGCAGCGAGACTCAACGGCAACGTCATCAGTGTTATCCGAGAGAGCCCTGCCTCGAGAGGAAGATCAGCGGAAGCTGCATTTCGTTCGGAATGATCAGGAGAAGTTCACGCTCCAGGATATGCTCCGTGCGTCCGCGGAGGTTCTCGGCAGCGGGGGGTTTGGATCGTCGTACAAGGCGGCTCTTACGGGAAGCCGCGCGGTGGTTGTGAAGCGGTTTAGGTTTATGAATAATATCAGGAGAGAGGAGTTTTACGATCATATGAAGAAGATCGGACGGTTATCGCACCCTAATCTACTTCCGTTGATAGCATTCTACTACAGAAAAGATGAGAAGCTTCTCGTCACCAATTACATTCCCAATGGCAGCCTCGCCAATCTCCTTCATGGTTAGTGTTCTTCATTTCCTATGATGTTCTTTTCAACCAATCTGAGAAATTTTATTGGTTTGGTTTGGTCGGGTTGGGTTTTCGCTTTATTAACCAAAATGTTTCTCATTTCAAAATATTATTAACTAAAATGTTATTAACCAGACCCAACCCGACCAAACCAATAATACTTTGAATCGAGATATAACTAATCTTTTTTTTTTGTCAACTAACTAAAATATATATTTTAAATTATTTTGTCATGTATTTTTCAAAATAGATATAAAATTGAGCATTTAAGTAGTATTTAAGGTTTTAAAAGAAAAGTTCAGATAATAAATTAAAATGTTGAATACATGAGATATTTATTTAAGTTTTGAATATTTCTTTTGGATTAAAATTTTTTATTTTTTTTATAAAAGTTATTCGAATTTTCAAAATTTTAGAGATGCTTGAATACATGCAATATTTATTTGTTTTGAATAATTATTTGGGATACTAACTCAGATTTTTGGATTAAATTTTTGGATTAGATTTTTGGATTAAATTCTAGATACGGTTTATAGTTTATACCAACTTACAAGATCGAATCGGATTAATGTTTTTGGTTCGGGTTGGTTCAGAACTCGGGATTCAGCAGACCTATAATTATGTTTGGTTGATTTTTGCAGCAAACCGAACACCCGGTCAGGTGGTTTTAGATTGGCCAATCCGGTTAAAGATTGCAAGAGGAGTCACAAGAGGCTTAGCTTATCTCTACAGAACATTCCCCGATCTGAACCTCCCT
This sequence is a window from Brassica oleracea var. oleracea cultivar TO1000 chromosome C1, BOL, whole genome shotgun sequence. Protein-coding genes within it:
- the LOC106306504 gene encoding probable LRR receptor-like serine/threonine-protein kinase At4g31250, which produces MILHDNKPAVVYSLLVLLLAVSFFVPISSDGDADALLKFKSSLVNATVLTGWGDSGDPPCTGKKGSNSKWKGVMCSAGVVYALRLENMSLAGTLDVQALGSMRGLKSVSFMRNGLEGPIPRGLVGLGSLVHLYLAHNRFSGEIDGGFFDGMKDLVKVHLEGNRFSGEIPKSLGKLPKLTELNLEDNLFTGKIPPFNQKNLVTVNVANNRLEGRIPLTLGLMNITFFLGNKGLCGPPLLPCRHPRTPLVAVFLLALTVLAVIVLITVFCSVCILSRRQRKTPDHDRGHIPSLGLGTVYGPSEPQQNSEKSSQDSKVYRKLASEAVQRDSTATSSVLSERALPREEDQRKLHFVRNDQEKFTLQDMLRASAEVLGSGGFGSSYKAALTGSRAVVVKRFRFMNNIRREEFYDHMKKIGRLSHPNLLPLIAFYYRKDEKLLVTNYIPNGSLANLLHANRTPGQVVLDWPIRLKIARGVTRGLAYLYRTFPDLNLPHGHLKSSNVLLDHDLEPLLTDYALVPVVNKEQSHQFMVAYKSPEFTQQDRTSRKSDVWSLGILILEILTGKFPANYLRQGKGADDELAAWVESVARTEWNADVFDKEMRAGKEQEGQMLKLLKIGLRCCDWDVERRMELHEAVDRIEEVDHREAGGSQESFRSSYVTASDGENRFSRAMTGEFSLV